A genomic segment from Paenibacillus sp. FSL K6-1096 encodes:
- the efeB gene encoding iron uptake transporter deferrochelatase/peroxidase subunit: MLRLTGASGLGLLLGGGGVGGLMAARQAAGRAVPAAAASGQSAGAADTIPFYGKHQAGIITPAQNFLCFASFDLTTSRISDVRKLMQAWTTAAAALTSGTLIGSANDNPNLPPADTGEADGLTPSKCTLTFGVGPALFDRRFGLAGKHPASFTELPAFPGDSLEPRWSGGDLCVQACADDMQVAFHAIRNLARLARGTAVLRWTQEGFQRSGSADPSGGTPRNLLGFKDGTGNPDVTDDAKMRSIVWSGGTDGPAWMNGGSYLALRRVRFRIEVWDRSSLSDQEATFGRHRQSGAPLGARDEFAKLDLTATDAGGKPVIPPDSHSALAHGDGSVQMLRRSYSYSSGMDLKTGQLDAGLVFISFQKDLKQFVTIQQRLAANDRLNEYMVHTGSAVFACFPGVREGGTIGEQLLEG; this comes from the coding sequence ATGCTGCGGCTTACCGGCGCCTCCGGTCTCGGTCTCCTGCTCGGCGGAGGCGGAGTAGGCGGCTTGATGGCTGCACGCCAGGCAGCAGGGCGGGCGGTTCCAGCCGCCGCAGCCTCCGGGCAGAGTGCAGGTGCAGCAGACACGATTCCCTTCTACGGCAAGCATCAGGCAGGGATTATTACACCTGCTCAGAACTTCCTGTGCTTCGCCTCATTTGATCTGACCACTTCCAGAATCAGCGATGTCCGGAAGCTTATGCAAGCCTGGACTACAGCTGCTGCCGCGTTGACTTCCGGTACGCTGATCGGCAGCGCGAACGACAACCCCAATCTTCCGCCGGCGGATACCGGCGAGGCCGATGGCCTTACGCCTTCCAAATGTACGCTTACGTTTGGGGTGGGGCCGGCGCTGTTTGACAGGCGGTTCGGGCTGGCGGGGAAGCACCCCGCCTCCTTCACGGAGCTTCCGGCCTTCCCGGGAGACAGTCTGGAGCCCCGGTGGAGCGGCGGCGATCTCTGTGTCCAGGCCTGTGCCGACGACATGCAGGTGGCGTTCCACGCCATCCGCAATCTGGCCCGCCTCGCCCGGGGAACAGCGGTGCTGCGCTGGACGCAGGAAGGCTTCCAGCGCAGCGGCAGCGCCGACCCGTCAGGCGGCACTCCACGTAATCTGCTGGGCTTCAAGGACGGAACGGGGAACCCGGATGTTACCGATGACGCCAAGATGCGCAGCATTGTCTGGAGCGGCGGCACAGACGGTCCCGCCTGGATGAACGGCGGCTCCTATCTGGCGCTGCGCCGGGTGCGCTTCCGCATTGAGGTCTGGGACCGCTCCTCCCTGAGCGACCAGGAGGCCACCTTCGGCCGCCACCGTCAGAGCGGGGCCCCGCTCGGAGCGCGGGATGAATTCGCGAAGCTCGATCTGACGGCCACCGATGCCGGGGGCAAACCGGTCATCCCGCCGGATTCACATTCGGCGCTCGCCCACGGAGACGGCTCGGTCCAGATGCTCCGCCGCTCTTACTCCTATTCCAGCGGCATGGACCTCAAGACCGGCCAGCTCGATGCCGGGCTGGTCTTTATCAGCTTCCAGAAGGACCTGAAGCAATTCGTAACCATCCAGCAGCGTCTCGCCGCAAACGACCGGCTGAATGAATATATGGTACATACCGGCAGCGCCGTTTTTGCCTGCTTCCCCGGCGTCCGGGAAGGCGGCACCATCGGGGAGCAGCTGCTTGAGGGATGA
- a CDS encoding FTR1 family protein, translating into MILTVKKNPWRQFRAALLLLCLVLLPCAPASASGAPADELLPPVGSALVEAGQSRWDAAAADIDAFAALWRSANEGTPDPALAGPAAGVDAALAAAAEALAGGGGAPAKTALSTLARSVDAYVTAAAGEGGGDTSAAGRAAAAKLLPAAERTREAARSADWTAAAEAYRAVVSGWTPAERGIRSDNPDVYSLLETKMSLLRIALQAEPPRGEAALKEAEALVTLLSDYNSGKTVNAGGSPAEPASIEGLLRYLSQAQAAARAGDSAGAAAVMEEFIAAWPSAEGEVQLASPKVYASIENESTAVTGDLLSNPPKLDQALALLDNMHAELAPLAGEQTYTAWDAALILLREGLEAILVLAALLAYLRREAQPVARRWVWSGAAAGLAGSIGLAAALSFTLSQAASGGARELIEGITGLVAVAMMLTVGRWLHGKSSTAAWNKYVDRQMQGALARGNLWTLFFIAALAILREGAETTIFYAGMASAIKPSQLLLGIGSALAILVVLGYAIIALSVRLPIAAFFRAGALLIYYLVFRFLGESIHALQIAGQLPAHTGTGLPSIGWLGLYPTWETAIPQLLMLLFILWELLRSRITGGRSARQNG; encoded by the coding sequence ATGATCCTCACGGTTAAAAAGAATCCATGGCGGCAGTTCAGGGCAGCGCTACTGCTGCTCTGCCTGGTGCTGCTGCCCTGCGCGCCGGCTTCAGCGTCAGGCGCGCCGGCGGATGAGCTGCTGCCGCCTGTAGGCAGCGCGCTGGTCGAGGCCGGCCAGAGCCGCTGGGATGCGGCGGCGGCCGATATCGACGCGTTCGCGGCGCTATGGCGCAGCGCGAACGAAGGCACGCCGGACCCGGCCCTCGCCGGTCCGGCTGCCGGGGTGGACGCCGCGCTCGCCGCCGCGGCGGAGGCTCTGGCGGGCGGCGGCGGAGCGCCCGCCAAGACGGCCCTGTCCACGCTCGCCCGCAGCGTGGACGCCTATGTCACCGCCGCCGCAGGCGAAGGCGGCGGTGACACCAGCGCCGCCGGACGCGCAGCGGCGGCGAAGCTGCTGCCCGCGGCGGAGCGCACGCGGGAGGCGGCGCGCAGCGCCGACTGGACGGCGGCGGCGGAAGCCTACCGCGCCGTCGTGAGCGGCTGGACGCCGGCGGAGCGCGGCATCCGGTCGGACAATCCCGACGTCTACAGCCTGCTGGAGACGAAGATGAGCCTGCTGCGCATTGCGCTGCAGGCAGAGCCGCCCCGCGGAGAGGCTGCGCTGAAGGAAGCGGAAGCGCTGGTAACACTGCTGTCCGATTATAACAGCGGCAAGACCGTCAATGCTGGAGGATCCCCGGCTGAACCAGCTTCTATTGAAGGCTTGCTCCGTTACTTGAGCCAGGCTCAAGCCGCTGCCAGGGCCGGAGACAGTGCTGGAGCCGCAGCCGTGATGGAAGAATTCATCGCGGCTTGGCCTTCAGCAGAAGGCGAGGTCCAACTGGCCTCGCCCAAGGTCTATGCCAGCATCGAGAATGAGAGCACCGCAGTGACGGGTGACCTGCTCTCCAATCCCCCGAAGCTGGATCAGGCGCTTGCGCTGCTGGACAACATGCACGCCGAGCTGGCCCCGCTGGCCGGGGAGCAGACTTACACCGCCTGGGATGCGGCACTCATTCTCCTGCGCGAAGGACTGGAGGCGATCCTGGTGCTCGCTGCACTCCTGGCTTATCTGCGCCGGGAGGCACAGCCGGTCGCCCGGCGGTGGGTCTGGTCGGGTGCCGCAGCAGGACTTGCCGGAAGCATCGGGCTTGCTGCAGCGTTAAGCTTTACCCTCTCGCAGGCAGCCTCCGGCGGGGCGCGCGAGCTGATTGAAGGCATTACCGGCCTGGTGGCTGTAGCCATGATGCTTACCGTCGGCCGTTGGCTGCACGGCAAGTCCAGTACTGCGGCCTGGAACAAGTATGTGGACCGGCAGATGCAGGGTGCGCTCGCCAGGGGCAATCTATGGACTCTATTCTTCATCGCTGCGCTGGCTATTTTGCGCGAGGGCGCAGAGACAACCATCTTCTATGCAGGGATGGCCTCGGCTATTAAGCCTTCCCAGCTGCTGCTGGGAATCGGGTCAGCACTAGCCATCCTGGTTGTACTGGGCTATGCCATCATTGCATTGAGTGTAAGGCTGCCGATTGCCGCCTTCTTCCGTGCCGGAGCGCTGCTGATTTATTATCTGGTGTTCCGTTTCCTGGGCGAGAGCATCCATGCGCTGCAAATCGCCGGCCAGCTTCCGGCTCATACCGGAACCGGCCTGCCTTCTATCGGGTGGCTCGGTCTGTACCCAACCTGGGAGACCGCGATACCGCAGCTGCTAATGCTCCTGTTCATCCTCTGGGAGCTGTTGCGCAGCCGGATCACCGGCGGCAGAAGCGCCAGACAGAACGGTTAA